In a genomic window of Stakelama saccharophila:
- a CDS encoding ABC transporter ATP-binding protein produces MTDPALRITKLSKAFDKPVIRDLDLEIASGQLYALLGPNGAGKTTTLRMVVGLTPMDRGSIAIYGIDTRADPLAAKAITAWLPDEPMLYDKLTPAEYLAFVAGLWSIPPAEAADEAERLLRWLRLWDVRDTRCEGFSRGMKQKVALAGALIHKPRLLILDEPLTGLDAEMARAVKDTLRAQVDAGATVIVTTHILEVAERLADRIGIIADGHLHAEGTLDELRSLAGSDDMTLEDTFIRLTSEPA; encoded by the coding sequence ATGACCGATCCCGCGCTCCGCATCACCAAGCTTTCCAAGGCCTTCGACAAGCCGGTCATTCGGGATCTCGACCTCGAGATCGCCTCGGGGCAACTTTACGCGCTGCTGGGCCCGAACGGCGCGGGCAAGACGACGACGCTGCGCATGGTCGTCGGCCTGACGCCGATGGATCGCGGCAGCATCGCGATCTACGGCATCGACACCCGCGCCGACCCGCTAGCGGCAAAGGCGATCACCGCATGGCTGCCGGACGAACCGATGCTCTACGACAAGCTGACGCCGGCCGAATATCTCGCCTTCGTCGCCGGCCTCTGGTCGATCCCGCCGGCCGAGGCGGCGGACGAGGCGGAGCGGCTGCTGCGCTGGCTCCGGCTGTGGGACGTGCGCGATACACGGTGCGAGGGCTTTTCGCGCGGCATGAAGCAGAAGGTGGCGCTTGCCGGCGCGCTGATCCACAAGCCGCGCCTGCTGATCCTCGACGAACCGCTCACCGGCCTCGACGCCGAAATGGCGCGCGCGGTGAAGGACACGCTGCGCGCCCAGGTCGATGCCGGAGCGACCGTCATCGTCACCACCCATATCCTGGAGGTCGCCGAACGCCTCGCCGATCGCATCGGCATCATCGCCGACGGCCACCTCCATGCCGAAGGCACGCTCGACGAACTGCGCAGCCTGGCCGGGTCGGACGACATGACGCTGGAGGACACCTTCATCCGCCTGACGAGCGAGCCCGCATGA
- the ybgC gene encoding tol-pal system-associated acyl-CoA thioesterase — protein MTDLDQPVTGRFAGQEHRFPVRVYFEDTDLSGIVYHANYLRFMERARSDMLRCAGIDQRAAFEAGEGAYAVRHMDLDFVAPAKLDDALLVVSRVSRVRAAAVDIQQRVMRGDAILLDATVEAVFVAPSGRPRRQPKDWVAAFTPLITKGK, from the coding sequence ATGACGGATTTGGATCAACCGGTGACGGGCCGCTTTGCGGGGCAGGAGCACCGCTTTCCCGTGCGCGTCTATTTCGAGGACACCGATCTTTCCGGCATCGTCTATCACGCCAATTATTTGCGCTTCATGGAGCGGGCGCGCTCCGACATGCTGCGCTGCGCCGGTATCGACCAGCGCGCGGCGTTCGAAGCGGGCGAGGGCGCCTATGCCGTGCGCCACATGGACCTGGATTTCGTTGCGCCTGCGAAACTCGACGACGCGCTGTTGGTTGTCAGTCGGGTGTCGCGCGTGCGTGCGGCGGCCGTCGACATTCAGCAGAGAGTCATGCGCGGGGATGCGATATTGCTCGACGCGACAGTGGAAGCGGTCTTCGTCGCGCCCAGCGGCCGGCCGAGGCGACAGCCGAAGGACTGGGTGGCGGCGTTCACGCCATTGATTACGAAGGGGAAATAG
- the tolQ gene encoding protein TolQ, with the protein MDLFVQTDAATLSPVALFLQADWVVKFVMLGLLLASIWTWTIIFTFLFRLKNARKSIDKFEREFRKAEDIDAFHRMRGDSDIAVARVFSAGVTEWRRSTKGRAIDREGTRERLGTAMATAVANEVDQLSGRLNILATIGSVAPFVGLFGTVWGIMRSFTAIAGEQSSSLAVVAPGIAEALFATAIGLFAAIPAVIAYNRFSHGIDRVEARLNRFADGFHNTLSRQLETGA; encoded by the coding sequence ATGGACCTATTCGTGCAAACCGATGCCGCGACCCTGTCGCCGGTCGCGCTGTTCCTGCAGGCCGACTGGGTCGTGAAGTTCGTGATGCTGGGGCTGCTCCTCGCCAGCATCTGGACCTGGACGATCATCTTCACCTTTCTCTTTCGCCTGAAGAACGCGCGCAAGTCGATCGACAAGTTCGAACGCGAATTCCGCAAGGCCGAGGACATCGACGCATTCCACCGTATGCGCGGCGACAGCGACATCGCCGTGGCGCGCGTCTTTTCCGCCGGCGTGACGGAATGGCGGCGTTCGACCAAGGGCCGCGCGATCGACCGCGAAGGAACGCGCGAACGGCTGGGCACCGCCATGGCGACGGCGGTCGCGAACGAGGTGGACCAGTTGTCCGGCCGGCTCAACATTCTCGCCACCATCGGCTCGGTCGCGCCCTTCGTTGGCCTGTTCGGCACGGTGTGGGGCATCATGCGCAGCTTCACCGCGATCGCCGGCGAGCAGAGTTCGTCGCTCGCCGTCGTTGCGCCGGGTATCGCCGAGGCGCTGTTCGCGACCGCGATCGGCCTGTTCGCGGCCATCCCCGCGGTGATCGCCTATAACCGCTTCAGCCACGGCATCGACCGGGTCGAGGCGCGGCTGAACCGCTTCGCCGACGGCTTTCACAACACGCTGAGCCGGCAGTTGGAGACGGGAGCCTAG
- the tolR gene encoding protein TolR, with protein MAVNLPSSRGKGRRAPMAEINVTPLVDVMLVLLIIFMVTAPLLTAGVPVNLPESRAKPLEQSQKPIQVSLDDSGRIYVDDEAVTDRMLPDVLARRAGAAGAEPPQVYLRADRGLDYGRVMLVMGELNRAGLNRVALVTVGSDQQ; from the coding sequence ATGGCCGTTAACCTGCCTTCGTCGCGCGGCAAGGGGCGGCGCGCGCCCATGGCCGAGATCAACGTGACGCCGCTGGTGGACGTGATGCTGGTCTTGCTGATCATCTTCATGGTGACGGCGCCGCTTCTGACCGCGGGCGTGCCGGTGAACTTGCCGGAAAGCCGGGCCAAGCCGCTGGAACAGAGCCAGAAGCCGATTCAGGTGTCGCTGGACGACAGCGGCCGCATCTATGTCGATGACGAGGCGGTGACCGATCGGATGCTTCCCGACGTGCTGGCGCGGCGTGCGGGCGCGGCCGGGGCCGAGCCGCCGCAGGTCTATCTGCGTGCGGATCGGGGCCTGGATTACGGCCGGGTGATGCTGGTGATGGGCGAACTCAACCGGGCGGGCCTGAACCGCGTCGCGCTGGTCACGGTCGGATCCGACCAGCAGTGA
- a CDS encoding cell envelope biogenesis protein TolA, which translates to MMRGDKAALGVAVAAHVVLFGLLSVGFLSTPNPLNLESKPLDVSLVDEIALESAAPVATEDPAASLAPEIGDPSDAPAPADAAADLAPATPQPEAEPEPAPKPAESEKPAPKKPAPEKPAKKEPAKRETGKRAEAKPEPKKAQGSDKSSDKRARGSRLGDDFLKGITDTGTGKGETPRAEKIGSAVVANLADAIRRQVQPCANRVTNPGPGANEIVTKLRIRMNPDGSLAARPELRGQTGVGGENRRYARRVAELATSAFIACAPYNLPKQYYEGGWEDIILTYKLPG; encoded by the coding sequence ATGATGCGCGGGGACAAGGCCGCGCTGGGGGTGGCCGTGGCGGCGCACGTGGTGCTGTTCGGCCTGCTATCCGTCGGCTTTCTGTCGACGCCCAATCCCCTGAACCTGGAATCGAAGCCGCTGGACGTGTCGCTGGTCGATGAGATCGCGCTCGAATCGGCGGCGCCGGTCGCGACCGAGGACCCGGCGGCCTCGCTGGCGCCCGAGATCGGCGATCCGAGCGACGCGCCCGCACCGGCGGATGCCGCCGCCGATCTGGCGCCCGCCACGCCGCAGCCCGAGGCGGAGCCGGAGCCCGCGCCCAAGCCGGCCGAAAGCGAAAAGCCCGCGCCGAAGAAACCCGCGCCCGAAAAACCGGCGAAGAAGGAGCCGGCCAAGCGCGAAACCGGCAAGCGCGCCGAAGCGAAGCCGGAGCCCAAGAAGGCGCAAGGGTCGGACAAGAGTTCCGACAAGCGTGCCCGCGGATCGCGCCTGGGCGACGACTTCCTGAAGGGGATCACCGATACCGGCACCGGCAAGGGCGAGACGCCGCGCGCGGAAAAGATCGGGTCGGCCGTGGTGGCGAATCTCGCCGACGCGATCAGGCGGCAGGTGCAGCCCTGCGCCAATCGCGTCACCAACCCCGGCCCCGGCGCGAACGAGATCGTCACGAAGCTGCGTATCCGGATGAATCCCGACGGATCGCTCGCCGCCCGCCCCGAACTGCGCGGGCAGACGGGCGTGGGCGGCGAGAACCGGCGCTATGCCCGCCGGGTCGCGGAACTGGCGACGAGTGCTTTCATCGCCTGCGCGCCGTACAATCTGCCGAAACAATATTATGAAGGCGGCTGGGAAGACATCATTTTGACGTACAAGCTGCCCGGATAA
- the tolB gene encoding Tol-Pal system beta propeller repeat protein TolB: MPKIVTRLAAMLAPLAALLIAAPAAAQVEVDVVGGISEPMPIAIPPMPAAAPAQTAAGSTTDLGRQMAEVVSNDLKNSGLFRPLGSGLLRPVSFPQVTAPAFDYWSGTGAQALVQGFVRANDNGTLTVGCYLYDVFARTELTRQGFVVQPRDWRRAAHKCADTVYSRLTGEGPYFDSRIVYVSETGPKDHRIKRLAIMDQDGANHRFLTNGQSIVLTPRFAPNQQKIVYMSYENDRPSIYTYDLTSGRSRRLVSNVALAFAPRFSPDGRYVLFSMARGGNTDIYRISATGGSPQRLTDAPGIDTGGSYSPDGSRIVFESDRSGTQQLYVMNADGSGEHRISFGGGRYATPTWSPRGDLIAFTKITGDFRIAIMSPDGGGEKILTESWGDEGPSWAPNGRVLTFFRNARGSGPAQIWSVDLTGRNERHIPTPLGGSDPDWGPLRE, translated from the coding sequence ATGCCGAAGATAGTAACCAGGCTCGCGGCCATGCTGGCCCCGCTTGCCGCGCTTTTGATCGCAGCGCCCGCCGCCGCGCAGGTCGAAGTCGACGTCGTCGGCGGCATTTCGGAGCCGATGCCCATCGCCATCCCGCCGATGCCGGCGGCGGCGCCGGCGCAGACGGCGGCCGGATCGACCACCGACCTGGGACGGCAGATGGCCGAGGTGGTCAGCAATGACCTGAAGAATTCGGGCCTGTTCCGGCCGCTCGGGTCCGGCCTGTTGCGGCCGGTTTCCTTTCCGCAGGTGACGGCGCCCGCCTTCGATTACTGGAGCGGCACCGGCGCGCAGGCGCTGGTCCAGGGATTCGTCCGCGCCAATGACAACGGCACGCTGACGGTCGGCTGCTACCTGTACGACGTGTTCGCGCGCACCGAGCTGACGCGGCAGGGTTTCGTGGTGCAGCCCAGGGACTGGCGCCGCGCGGCGCACAAATGCGCCGACACGGTCTATTCGCGCCTGACGGGCGAGGGGCCGTATTTCGACAGCCGCATCGTCTATGTCTCCGAAACGGGGCCGAAGGATCACCGCATCAAGCGGCTGGCGATCATGGATCAGGACGGCGCCAATCACCGTTTCCTCACCAATGGCCAGTCGATCGTGCTGACGCCGCGCTTTGCGCCCAACCAGCAGAAGATCGTCTATATGAGCTACGAGAACGATCGCCCGTCCATCTATACCTATGACCTGACCAGCGGACGGTCGCGCCGGCTGGTGTCGAACGTGGCGCTCGCCTTCGCGCCGCGATTCTCGCCGGACGGACGCTATGTGCTGTTTTCCATGGCGCGCGGCGGCAATACCGACATCTATCGCATATCCGCCACCGGCGGATCGCCGCAGCGGCTGACGGATGCGCCGGGTATCGATACCGGCGGCAGCTATTCGCCCGACGGATCGCGCATCGTGTTCGAAAGCGACCGTTCCGGCACGCAGCAGCTCTACGTGATGAATGCCGACGGCTCGGGCGAGCACCGGATCAGTTTCGGCGGCGGCCGCTATGCCACGCCGACATGGAGCCCGCGCGGCGACCTGATCGCCTTCACCAAGATCACCGGAGATTTCCGTATCGCCATCATGAGCCCCGATGGCGGCGGCGAGAAGATCCTGACCGAGAGCTGGGGCGACGAGGGCCCGAGCTGGGCGCCGAACGGCCGCGTGCTGACCTTCTTTCGCAACGCGCGCGGATCGGGGCCGGCGCAAATCTGGTCGGTGGACCTGACCGGCCGGAACGAGCGGCACATTCCCACGCCGTTGGGCGGATCGGACCCGGATTGGGGACCTTTGCGCGAATAG
- the pal gene encoding peptidoglycan-associated lipoprotein Pal, with protein sequence MARMTSKLIVAAALVATAGCAKKRPEVLPPAPAETAPTDTTPTQPSQTGTTVVPGSAEDFKQSVVSDTIHFDTDMYNIDSEAQGILSSQAQWLARYPNVRVTIEGHADERGTREYNLALGERRANATANYLAAQGVDSSRINTISYGKERPIALGSDPEAWAQNRRAVTVVLE encoded by the coding sequence ATGGCCAGAATGACCAGCAAGTTGATTGTTGCCGCCGCGCTCGTCGCCACTGCGGGCTGCGCCAAGAAGCGCCCCGAGGTGCTGCCGCCGGCGCCCGCGGAAACCGCGCCCACCGACACGACGCCGACCCAGCCGTCGCAGACCGGCACCACGGTCGTTCCCGGTTCGGCCGAAGACTTCAAGCAGTCGGTCGTCAGCGACACGATCCATTTCGATACCGACATGTACAATATCGACAGCGAAGCGCAGGGCATCCTGAGCAGCCAGGCGCAGTGGCTGGCGCGCTATCCGAATGTGCGCGTCACGATCGAAGGCCATGCCGACGAACGCGGCACGCGCGAATACAACCTCGCTTTGGGCGAACGCCGCGCCAACGCCACGGCCAATTACCTGGCTGCGCAGGGCGTCGATTCCTCGCGCATCAACACGATCAGCTATGGCAAGGAACGGCCGATCGCGCTGGGCTCCGACCCCGAAGCATGGGCGCAGAACCGCCGCGCGGTCACGGTGGTGCTGGAATAG
- a CDS encoding SPFH domain-containing protein, translated as MANEISRPVALRASREGAAATANGYGMLVVLLAALAVLAIGIFNARLMPWGPIVIGVGAIGATFVALGFYLLQPNQAAAILLFGDYRGTDRTTGLRWTWPWMTKSKISVRVHNITSERLKVNDLRGNPIEIASNVVWRVSDTAQALFDVDDYKQFVNIQIESAVRVIGSRYPYDDFDADEKTLRSDPMLISDELRDELQDRVAVAGIYIDECRLTHLAYAQEIAQAMLRRQQASAVVAARSKLVEGAVGMVEMALAQLSEKNVVELDDERRAAMVSNLMVVLCSERDTQPVVNSGSLYQ; from the coding sequence ATGGCAAACGAGATTTCCCGGCCCGTGGCGCTGCGGGCGAGCAGGGAGGGGGCGGCGGCCACGGCGAACGGCTATGGCATGCTGGTGGTGCTGCTGGCGGCGCTGGCCGTGCTGGCGATCGGAATCTTCAATGCGCGGCTCATGCCCTGGGGGCCGATCGTGATCGGCGTGGGCGCGATCGGCGCCACGTTCGTCGCGCTCGGTTTCTATCTGTTGCAGCCGAACCAGGCGGCGGCGATCCTGCTGTTCGGCGATTATCGCGGCACCGATCGTACCACCGGCCTGCGCTGGACCTGGCCGTGGATGACCAAGTCGAAGATTTCGGTGCGCGTGCACAACATCACCTCCGAACGGCTGAAGGTGAACGATCTGCGCGGCAATCCCATCGAGATCGCGTCGAACGTCGTATGGCGCGTGTCGGACACGGCGCAGGCGCTGTTCGACGTCGACGATTACAAGCAGTTCGTGAATATCCAGATCGAAAGCGCGGTGCGCGTCATCGGATCGCGCTATCCCTATGACGATTTCGATGCCGACGAAAAGACGCTCAGGAGCGATCCGATGCTGATCAGCGACGAACTGCGCGACGAGTTGCAGGATCGGGTGGCGGTTGCCGGCATCTATATCGACGAATGCCGGCTGACGCATCTCGCCTATGCGCAGGAAATCGCCCAGGCGATGCTGCGCCGGCAACAGGCGTCGGCCGTCGTCGCGGCACGGTCCAAGCTGGTCGAAGGCGCGGTCGGCATGGTCGAGATGGCGCTCGCCCAGCTTTCCGAGAAGAATGTCGTCGAACTGGACGACGAACGCCGCGCCGCCATGGTGTCGAACCTGATGGTGGTGCTGTGTTCGGAGCGGGACACGCAGCCCGTCGTCAATTCGGGCTCGTTATACCAATAG
- a CDS encoding toxin-antitoxin system HicB family antitoxin → MAAPPKKAFPLRLDPALHAAVERSAAGDLRSVNAQVECLLREALARRGVKLAPPDRRKRGRPPTEQED, encoded by the coding sequence TTGGCGGCACCCCCGAAAAAGGCGTTTCCCCTGCGGTTGGATCCCGCGCTCCACGCGGCGGTCGAGCGTTCGGCGGCGGGCGACCTGCGCAGCGTCAACGCGCAGGTCGAATGCCTCTTGCGCGAGGCATTGGCGCGCCGCGGGGTGAAGCTGGCGCCGCCGGACCGGCGCAAGCGCGGCCGGCCGCCGACGGAACAGGAGGATTAG